From the Pungitius pungitius chromosome 6, fPunPun2.1, whole genome shotgun sequence genome, one window contains:
- the plex9.2 gene encoding uncharacterized protein plex9.2 — MQESLVFFDLETTGLGRDCEIVQLAAVSGGHSLNLYVVPRCRMERGASRVTGLRVRGRRLYLRRRPVPTNSLREVLVSFIAFLRMLGRPLVLGHNIRRFDCPLLARALDQLGLGAQFRSAVSGCVDTLPLARETLRGRGLRSFRQTDLVRELLGADYQAHDALQDVRALQALYGELRPAAESIRRHGFTLDTMGDKPAPGCKAPRGQRPLWESAGPAVKVNDGEDDAAGRARTSGEGNEKGR; from the exons ATGCAAGAATCGCTGGTTTTCTTTGACCTGGAGACAACTGGACTTG GGCGGGATTGTGAGATCGTGCAGCTGGCGGCGGTGAGCGGGGGCCACTCCCTCAACCTCTACGTGGTCCCCCGGTGCCGGATGGAGCGCGGGGCCTCCAGGGTGACCGGCCTCAGGGTCCGCGGGCGGAGACTGTACCTCCGTCGCCGACCGGTCCCCACCAACTCCCTGCGGGAGGTCCTGGTCTCCTTCATCGCTTTCCTCCGGATGCTCGGGCGCCCGCTGGTCCTCGGCCACAACATCCGCCGCTTCGACTGCCCGCTGCTGGCCCGCGCCCTCGACCAGCTGGGCCTCGGGGCGCAGTTCCGGTCGGCGGTCTCGGGGTGCGTGGACACCCTGCCGCTGGCCCGGGAGACGCTGAGGGGCCGCGGCCTGCGGAGCTTCCGGCAGACGGACCTGGTGCGGGAGCTGCTGGGCGCGGACTACCAGGCCCACGACGCGCTGCAGGACGTGCGGGCGCTGCAGGCGCTGTATGGCGAGCTCCGGCCCGCGGCCGAGTCCATCCGCAGGCACGGGTTCACCCTGGACACCATGGGGGACAAGCCGGCCCCTGGGTGCAAAGCGCCCCGGGGACAGCGCCCCCTGTGGGAGAGCGCAGGGCCGGCGGTGAAGGTCAACGACGGCGAAGATGACGCGGCGGGACGCGCGAGAACCTCGGGAGAAGGCAACGAAAAGGGAAGATGA
- the mpi gene encoding mannose-6-phosphate isomerase isoform X2 has protein sequence MDSEVARLVVGGDPVAVVEEGMPYAELWMGAHPKGDAQIKDNRIAQTTLGEWIAHFPGCLGSKVKDTFQGQLPFLFKVLSVNTALSIQAHPNRELAARLHDQFPEHYPDDNHKPEMAIALTRFQGLCGFRPVEEILGFLETVPEFRALVGNEAAEELRRGGGGGDAARAAQALKKCFTRMMNCEKKVFVDQLNMLVKRVSEEGAAGKDTASSHGDLLLRLHSQYPGDIGCFAIFFLNHMVLEPGQAMFLGANEPHAYLHGDCIECMACSDNTVRAGLTPKYIDVNTLCDMLNYSPAPAASKIFPCVQDASDPCVSLYDPPVPDFAVMRIQVPASVKQYTVAAVDSASILLVTEGDATATSAAAHSDIPLGRGSVLFVSANESVSLHAASKSGMTMFRACCLL, from the exons ctgtggaTGGGCGCCCACCCAAAAGGCGACGCCCAGATCAAAGACAACCGCATCGCACAGACCACGCTGGGCGAGTGGATCGCCCACTTCCCCGGCTGCCTGGGCTCCAAGGTCAAAGACACCTTCCAGGGTCAGCTGCCCTTCCTCTTCAAGGTGCTGTCGGTCAACACCGCCTTGTCCATACAGGCCCACCCCAACCga GAGCTGGCTGCTCGCCTCCACGACCAATTTCCGGAGCACTACCCAGACGACAACCACAAGCCGGAGATGGCCATCGCTCTCACCCGCTTCCAGGGCCTCTGCGGCTTCAGACCCGTGGAGGAGATCCTGGGCTTCCTTGAAA CTGTGCCGGAGTTCCGCGCTCTGGTGGGAAACGAGGCGGCGGAGGAGCTGCGccgcggcggcggaggaggagacgcggcTCGCGCCGCCCAGGCGCTGAAGAAGTGCTTCACCAGGATGATGAACTGCGAGAAGAAGGTGTTCGTGGACCAGCTCAACATGCTGGTGAAGAGGGTCAgcgaggagg GCGCAGCCGGGAAGGACACGGCGAGCAGCCACGGCGACCTGCTGCTCCGCCTCCACTCCCAGTACCCCGGAGACATCGGCTGCTTCGCCATCTTCTTCCTCAACCACATGGTCCTGGAGCCGGGACAGGCCATGTTCCTGGGGGCCAACGAGCCGCACGCTTACCTTCACGGAG ACTGCATCGAGTGCATGGCGTGCTCCGACAACACGGTGCGGGCCGGCCTCACGCCCAAGTACATCGACGTGAACACGCTGTGCGACATGCTGAACTACAGCCCGGCCCCCGCCGCCTCCAAAATCTTCCCGTGCGTGCAGGACGCTTCGGACCCCTGCGTGTCGCTGTACGACCCCCCGGTGCCGGACTTCGCCGTCATGAGGATTCAG GTCCCGGCCTCGGTGAAGCAGTACACCGTCGCCGCGGTGGACAGCGCCAGCATCCTCCTGGTCACCGAGGGCGACGCCACGGCGACCTCCGCCGCCGCCCACTCCGACATCCCGCTGGGGCGGGGCAGCGTGCTGTTCGTCTCGGCCAACGAGAGCGTCTCCCTGCACGCCGCCTCCAAGTCGGGGATGACCATGTTCCGAGCCTGCTGCCTTCTgtag
- the LOC119195630 gene encoding uncharacterized protein LOC119195630, translated as MYFFYSFCSSKPKEELVRFVSRGTHLVTHPVTHLVNKKRAEKRPGHQLITSMQSEVSSAGSILTSPMSDNGSIVFLNLETTGIKTNVCDIIQLSAVCGKRVFNAYILPTWEMPEDAEQVTGFTVSDGALFHNGVPMSTVPLAEALASFLDFLRSFGGPVRLAAHNAKCFDARVLTRELQRLELLPQFEQVVSGFVDTLPLARRLRPGLGKTGYNLNNLVHLFLEKSYDAQNAEAKATVLQELFNNWAPSAQDVDASCVLLTTDLD; from the exons atgtattttttttacagtttctgTTCCTCCAAACCGAAAGAAGAGCTTGTGCGCTTCGTGTCACGAGGGACTCACCTGGTGACTCACCCGGTGACTCACCTGGTCAATAAAAAGCGAGCTGAGAAGCGTCCCGGCCATCAGCTGATCACCAGCATGCAGTCCGAGGTGAGCTCCGCTGGGTCCATCCTGACTTCCCCG ATGTCTGATAACGGGAGCATCGTTTTCTTAAACCTGGAGACCACTGGAATAA AGAccaatgtgtgtgacatcatcCAGTTGTCGGCCGTCTGTGGAAAGAGAGTCTTCAACGCCTACATCCTGCCGACCTGGGAGATGCCGGAGGACGCCGAGCAGGTGACGGGCTTCACCGTCAGCGACGGTGCGCTGTTTCACAACGGCGTCCCCATGAGCACCGTCCCCCTCGCCGAGGCCCTCGCCTCCTTCCTCGACTTCCTGCGCTCCTTCGGGGGCCCcgtgcggctggcggcccacAACGCGAAGTGTTTCGATGCTCGCGTGCTCACCAGGGAGCTGCAGCGGCTCGAGCTGCTGCCGCAGTTTGAGCAGGTGGTGTCCGGCTTCGTGGACACCTTGCCGCTGGCCAGAAGGTTGAGACCTGGTCTGGGAAAAACGGGATACAACCTAAATAATCTGGTCCACCTCTTCTTGGAGAAGAGCTACGACGCTCAGAACGCGGAGGCGAAAGCCACGGTCCTGCAGGAGCTGTTCAACAACTGGGCCCCCAGCGCACAGGACGTCGATGCGTCCTGCGTCCTGCTGACTACTGACCTCGACTAa